A part of Vespa crabro chromosome 20, iyVesCrab1.2, whole genome shotgun sequence genomic DNA contains:
- the LOC124431289 gene encoding cleavage and polyadenylation specificity factor subunit 6 isoform X3, with the protein MVLADEFAGDGVDLYDDVIAAPAGGNGGVSSGNTGDGGGDTTSTNEETNGNAPYHQLGNNIQPNQIGRRHQLYIGNLTWWTSDQDITDAVQSIGVSDFVEVKFFENRANGQSKGFCVISLGSEQSMRICMERLPKKELHGQNPVVTFPTKQALNQFESQCKTRPAPAPQQSQSQRPHNPHQHQPPMPPHQQHPQHPQHPQHSQQNHGPRMMMGPPQGVRPQRMPPPGMGPPGPGGPGQQGPPRMHGPPMGPGPGPHHPLPGHPNQGPPPPGYQQAPWNSPRPNGPPGPPRGPSGPGGPPQQGPPGPGPGQHRPPGMQFHGGPPGPPGQGPPRGPPGHPGGPPGDPRGAQPRPEWNRPPGMHHGPQGPPGFPQHQHMQGPQPGQGPPQRGPPPGSMGGMLPGPGGPPPGHGGPPQGPPQGPPGGPAPHVNPAFFPQGPPHQHPGQHPPGPPGPPHGPPHGPPHGPPHGPPHGQPHGPPHGPPHVPPHGYGPPAAQPPYGAPGPDHRPEGPPPLTDQEFEEIMGRNRTVSSSAIARAVSDAAAGEYASAIETLVTAISLIKQSKVAADDRCKILISSLQDTLRGVETKSYGSARRERSRSRDRERSHRRRRERSRSRDREYRERSRDRDRERDRERDRERERDRDRDRERYYSEPYPRERSRSRERDRDRERDREYRERSREESTTRQSARPRVKEEPPEAAPVSSSKASRYYDDRYRERERDRDRERESSRRPSEREREPERERERERERDRRDERGDSSHRSRH; encoded by the exons ATGGTGTTAGCG GACGAATTTGCTGGCGATGGTGTGGATTTGTACGACGATGTAATCGCAGCCCCAGCAGGCGGTAATGGTGGTGTTTCCAGTGGGAATACTGGGGATGGAGGAGGTGATACTACATCTACAAATGAGGAAACTAATGGGAATGCACCTTATCATCAGCTTGGGAACAACATCCAACCTAATCAAATAGGAAGACGTCATCAACTATACATTGGGAATTTAACTTGg TGGACAAGTGATCAAGACATAACTGATGCAGTCCAAAGTATTGGTGTATCTGATTTTGTTGAAgtaaaattctttgaaaatagGGCAAATGGACAATCTAAAGGTTTCTGTGTAATTTCTCTGGGCTCAGAACAAAGCATGAGAATCTGTATGGAAAGATTAcctaaaaaagaattacatgGCCAAAATCCAGTTGTAACATTTCCAACGAAACAAGCTTTAAATCAG TTCGAATCTCAATGCAAGACACGACCAGCACCTGCTCCCCAGCAAAGTCAGAGTCAGCGCCCTCATAATCCGCACCAACATCAGCCGCCTATGCCTCCTCATCAACAACATCCACAACATCCACAACATCCTCAACATTCTCAACAAAATCATGGTCCTAGAATGATGATGGGTCCTCCCCAGGGTGTTAGACCACAAAGAATGCCACCACCAGGTATGGGGCCACCTGGACCTGGTGGACCTGGCCAACAAGGTCCACCTCGAATGCATGGACCGCCTATGGGTCCGGGTCCTGGACCACATCATCCTTTACCTGGACATCCTAATCAAGGCCCGCCTCCACCAGGATATCAGCAAGCACCATGGAATAGTCCTAGACCAAATGGCCCACCTGGACCACCAAGAGGTCCAAGTGGACCTGGTGGCCCGCCACAGCAAGGACCTCCAGGACCAGGACCTGGACAGCACAGACCACCAGGCATG CAATTTCATGGTGGTCCACCTGGACCCCCTGGTCAGGGTCCTCCTCGTGGACCACCTGGACATCCTGGAGGACCTCCAGGTGACCCCAGGGGTGCTCAACCACGACCAGAATGGAATCGACCGCCAg GAATGCATCATGGGCCTCAGGGACCACCAGGTTTCCCTCAACATCAACATATGCAAGGCCCACAACCTGGCCAAGGGCCACCACAGAGAGGACCTCCTCCAGGTTCTATGGGTG GAATGTTACCAGGTCCAGGTGGTCCTCCTCCTGGACATGGTGGACCTCCTCAGGGACCACCTCAAGGACCTCCAGGAGGACCGGCACCGCATGTGAATCCAGCATTTTTTCCACAAGGACCACCACATCAACATCCAGGACAACATCCTCCAGGACCTCCTGGTCCTCCTCATGGTCCACCTCATGGCCCGCCTCACGGACCACCTCATGGACCACCTCATGGGCAACCGCATGGTCCACCCCATGGACCACCGCATGTACCACCGCACGGCTATGGGCCACCTGCAGCACAG CCACCTTATGGTGCACCAGGACCTGATCATCGTCCTGAAGGTCCTCCTCCGCTTACAGATCAAGAATTTGAAGAAATAATGGGACGCAATAGAACAGTGTCCTCTTCTGCTATAGCCAGAGCAGTATCGGATGCTGCAGCAGGAGAATATGCAAGCGCCATTGAAACTTTAGTTACTgcaatttctttaataaaacaatcTAAAGTAGCTGCAGATGATAGATGCAAAATATTGATCAGTTCGCTTCAAGATACTCTGCGAGGTGTTGAAACAAAGAGTTATGGTTCTGCTCGCAGAG aacgTTCTCGTTCGCGAGACAGAGAACGTAGTCATAGAAGACGTCGTGAACGATCTAGAAGTCGTGATCGAGAATATAGAGAACGTagcagagacagagatagagaacgTGATCGAGAACGTGatcgtgaaagagaaagagatcgtgACCGTGATAGGgaacgttattatagtgaaCCGTATCCCCGAGAAAGATCACgcagcagagagagagaccgtgatcgagagagagatcggGAATACAGAGAAAGGAGCAGAGAAGAAAG TACGACACGTCAGTCAGCCAGGCcaagagtaaaagaagaacCGCCAGAGGCGGCTCCTGTCTCGTCTTCCAAGGCGTCTAG GTATTATGACGATCGCTACAGGGAACGTGAACGAGACAGAGATCGAGAACGAGAATCAAGCCGAAGACCAtctgaacgagaaagagaacctGAACGTGAACGAGAACGGGAACGGGAAAGAGATCGTCGTGATGAAAGAGGAGACTCTTCGCATCGGTCAAGACATTAA
- the LOC124431289 gene encoding cleavage and polyadenylation specificity factor subunit 6 isoform X5 → MADGDIDLYADDLEQDFAQDEFAGDGVDLYDDVIAAPAGGNGGVSSGNTGDGGGDTTSTNEETNGNAPYHQLGNNIQPNQIGRRHQLYIGNLTWWTSDQDITDAVQSIGVSDFVEVKFFENRANGQSKGFCVISLGSEQSMRICMERLPKKELHGQNPVVTFPTKQALNQFESQCKTRPAPAPQQSQSQRPHNPHQHQPPMPPHQQHPQHPQHPQHSQQNHGPRMMMGPPQGVRPQRMPPPGMGPPGPGGPGQQGPPRMHGPPMGPGPGPHHPLPGHPNQGPPPPGYQQAPWNSPRPNGPPGPPRGPSGPGGPPQQGPPGPGPGQHRPPGMQFHGGPPGPPGQGPPRGPPGHPGGPPGDPRGAQPRPEWNRPPGPGGPPPGHGGPPQGPPQGPPGGPAPHVNPAFFPQGPPHQHPGQHPPGPPGPPHGPPHGPPHGPPHGPPHGQPHGPPHGPPHVPPHGYGPPAAQPPYGAPGPDHRPEGPPPLTDQEFEEIMGRNRTVSSSAIARAVSDAAAGEYASAIETLVTAISLIKQSKVAADDRCKILISSLQDTLRGVETKSYGSARRERSRSRDRERSHRRRRERSRSRDREYRERSRDRDRERDRERDRERERDRDRDRERYYSEPYPRERSRSRERDRDRERDREYRERSREESTTRQSARPRVKEEPPEAAPVSSSKASRYYDDRYRERERDRDRERESSRRPSEREREPERERERERERDRRDERGDSSHRSRH, encoded by the exons ATGGCGGACGGTGACATTGATTTGTACGCCGATGATCTCGAGCAAGATTTCGCGCAG GACGAATTTGCTGGCGATGGTGTGGATTTGTACGACGATGTAATCGCAGCCCCAGCAGGCGGTAATGGTGGTGTTTCCAGTGGGAATACTGGGGATGGAGGAGGTGATACTACATCTACAAATGAGGAAACTAATGGGAATGCACCTTATCATCAGCTTGGGAACAACATCCAACCTAATCAAATAGGAAGACGTCATCAACTATACATTGGGAATTTAACTTGg TGGACAAGTGATCAAGACATAACTGATGCAGTCCAAAGTATTGGTGTATCTGATTTTGTTGAAgtaaaattctttgaaaatagGGCAAATGGACAATCTAAAGGTTTCTGTGTAATTTCTCTGGGCTCAGAACAAAGCATGAGAATCTGTATGGAAAGATTAcctaaaaaagaattacatgGCCAAAATCCAGTTGTAACATTTCCAACGAAACAAGCTTTAAATCAG TTCGAATCTCAATGCAAGACACGACCAGCACCTGCTCCCCAGCAAAGTCAGAGTCAGCGCCCTCATAATCCGCACCAACATCAGCCGCCTATGCCTCCTCATCAACAACATCCACAACATCCACAACATCCTCAACATTCTCAACAAAATCATGGTCCTAGAATGATGATGGGTCCTCCCCAGGGTGTTAGACCACAAAGAATGCCACCACCAGGTATGGGGCCACCTGGACCTGGTGGACCTGGCCAACAAGGTCCACCTCGAATGCATGGACCGCCTATGGGTCCGGGTCCTGGACCACATCATCCTTTACCTGGACATCCTAATCAAGGCCCGCCTCCACCAGGATATCAGCAAGCACCATGGAATAGTCCTAGACCAAATGGCCCACCTGGACCACCAAGAGGTCCAAGTGGACCTGGTGGCCCGCCACAGCAAGGACCTCCAGGACCAGGACCTGGACAGCACAGACCACCAGGCATG CAATTTCATGGTGGTCCACCTGGACCCCCTGGTCAGGGTCCTCCTCGTGGACCACCTGGACATCCTGGAGGACCTCCAGGTGACCCCAGGGGTGCTCAACCACGACCAGAATGGAATCGACCGCCAg GTCCAGGTGGTCCTCCTCCTGGACATGGTGGACCTCCTCAGGGACCACCTCAAGGACCTCCAGGAGGACCGGCACCGCATGTGAATCCAGCATTTTTTCCACAAGGACCACCACATCAACATCCAGGACAACATCCTCCAGGACCTCCTGGTCCTCCTCATGGTCCACCTCATGGCCCGCCTCACGGACCACCTCATGGACCACCTCATGGGCAACCGCATGGTCCACCCCATGGACCACCGCATGTACCACCGCACGGCTATGGGCCACCTGCAGCACAG CCACCTTATGGTGCACCAGGACCTGATCATCGTCCTGAAGGTCCTCCTCCGCTTACAGATCAAGAATTTGAAGAAATAATGGGACGCAATAGAACAGTGTCCTCTTCTGCTATAGCCAGAGCAGTATCGGATGCTGCAGCAGGAGAATATGCAAGCGCCATTGAAACTTTAGTTACTgcaatttctttaataaaacaatcTAAAGTAGCTGCAGATGATAGATGCAAAATATTGATCAGTTCGCTTCAAGATACTCTGCGAGGTGTTGAAACAAAGAGTTATGGTTCTGCTCGCAGAG aacgTTCTCGTTCGCGAGACAGAGAACGTAGTCATAGAAGACGTCGTGAACGATCTAGAAGTCGTGATCGAGAATATAGAGAACGTagcagagacagagatagagaacgTGATCGAGAACGTGatcgtgaaagagaaagagatcgtgACCGTGATAGGgaacgttattatagtgaaCCGTATCCCCGAGAAAGATCACgcagcagagagagagaccgtgatcgagagagagatcggGAATACAGAGAAAGGAGCAGAGAAGAAAG TACGACACGTCAGTCAGCCAGGCcaagagtaaaagaagaacCGCCAGAGGCGGCTCCTGTCTCGTCTTCCAAGGCGTCTAG GTATTATGACGATCGCTACAGGGAACGTGAACGAGACAGAGATCGAGAACGAGAATCAAGCCGAAGACCAtctgaacgagaaagagaacctGAACGTGAACGAGAACGGGAACGGGAAAGAGATCGTCGTGATGAAAGAGGAGACTCTTCGCATCGGTCAAGACATTAA